The following coding sequences lie in one Silene latifolia isolate original U9 population chromosome 5, ASM4854445v1, whole genome shotgun sequence genomic window:
- the LOC141655881 gene encoding uncharacterized protein LOC141655881 yields the protein MSSQKSIKLERCDETTGEDRISELHPDLKHLILKDLTVKEIARTSVLSTQWRHIFRNHPYLIFDHTAYYYSRNNQYMNNRTVDEFLKTIKRILSTHTGLLDQFVLYVVHKQKSTNTLSLVDQVMSIVPTTITKLRVNIQFNERYAVTITQFPELTYLEIYCCSLKYHPTTTFLKLTRLHLYALSVPHNLFQPLSRIAPNLERLSFWCCDWPDGDTVTIDAPRLKEFVMNNCRLRHCSFSETTSLSSVTLHLKHQLNNNSDGFCHVLPKLTSLEILNMTSTIGVLAPCLKPIEFSECKPWALKKLNLRGLRLTQASTFMPELILLLKRAKNLEELWIEDYSTESDELHHDNFDKFIFKDVTLDRLGRLSLVLLGESHHGLQLLRSIRPCLPVLMNLNIGYSTTTLDSTEQERVVVDCVSEFCSASPNVKLTYFRI from the exons ATGTCAAGTCAAAAATCTATAAAACTGGAAAGATGTGATGAAACAACCGGAGAAGATAGAATCAGTGAATTACATCCTGATTTGAAGCACCTTATTTTAAAGGACTTGACAGTTAAAGAAATAGCAAGAACAAGTGTCCTATCTACGCAATGGCGACATATTTTCCGAAACCATCCTTACCTTATATTTGATCATACTGCCTATTATTACTCGCGAAACAATCAATACATGAATAATCGGACTGTGGACGAGTTTCTGAAGACAATTAAACGCATACTGTCCACTCATACTGGACTGTTAGACcagtttgttttgtatgttgtgcACAAACAGAAATCGACGAATACTTTATCACTTGTTGATCAAGTGATGAGTATCGTACCTACGACAATCACCAAACTAAGAGTTAATATTCAGTTCAATGAGCGGTATGCGGTGACTATCACTCAATTCCCGGAGTTAACTTATTTGGAAATCTATTGTTGTTCGCTCAAATATCATCCTACCACGACTTTTCTCAAGCTTACCCGGCTACATCTTTATGCACTATCAGTCCCTCATAACTTGTTTCAACCCCTCTCGCGTATTGCACCTAATCTCGAGCGTTTAAGCTTTTGGTGTTGTGATTGGCCTGATGGTGATACAGTTACAATTGATGCACCACGCCTTAAAGAGTTTGTTATGAACAACTGTCGCTTGAGACACTGTTCTTTTTCAGAAACGACGAGCTTGTCTTCTGTTACCCTTCACCTCAAGCATCAATTGAACAATAATTCGGATGGATTTTGCCATGTTCTACCTAAGCTTACAAGCCTTGAAATCTTAAATATGACTTCTACGATTGGG GTATTAGCTCCATGCTTGAAGCCAATTGAATTTTCAGAGTGTAAGCCTTGGGCATTGAAGAAGCTTAATTTACGTGGACTTCGTCTAACTCAAGCATCAACCTTCATGCCGGAGCTCATTTTATTGCTTAAAAGAGCTAAAAACCTCGAAGAGCTGTGGATAGAAGATTATTCTACTGAATCTGATGAGCTTCATCATGACAATTTCGACAAGTTCATTTTCAAAGACGTTACACTGGACCGACTTGGGAGGCTGTCATTAGTATTGCTTGGCGAGTCTCATCACGGTCTGCAATTGTTGAGGTCTATTCGTCCGTGCTTACCGGTCCTTATGAACTTGAATATTGGTTATTCTACTACAACGCTGGATTCAACCGAACAAGAACGGGTTGTCGTCGATTGTGTATCGGAGTTTTGTTCGGCATCACCCAATGTCAAATTGACGTACTTTCGTATAtag